Proteins from one uncultured Anaeromusa sp. genomic window:
- a CDS encoding Z1 domain-containing protein — translation MRTNMEYIYVSAKSMIEVIYKENLPTLEQIYEQAESVRNAFAKQYPITDDEFTRVKKELSNGILHSIGYAATLKGRDSNHQSWYFVHENDSFYWNRYKEFLLKKWSRTVVNRLHATTNDVMDDLGDPTSENPFQRRGLLLGDVQSGKTATYTAICNKAADAGYKVIIILAGMMENLRMQTQERLDAEFVGLDSKYSLDKKADSSIRNKPVGVGKIPPFRPEKRISRFTSVTTDFNKVILNSMGLNLNDLNGSALFVVKKNKSILDNLQQWLTKDEEVLDLPMLLIDDEADNASVNTNSEEKNPTAINNAINKILRSFKQATYLGITATPYANIFIDPSLSEDGATKDLFPKDFLTVLPIPDNYIGADAIFGCGNEENWHLRENARYGKAIFQILNEEQKDFFVFKHKKELAETLEDLPQSLYEAVIYFVLATAISDFRYDNNEHRSMMVNVSRFTDVQNVTADLIDNFMEQLKSDIENYSQLKKSKAMQIPSIQKLKYVWDKYGVESIAGIGWSDILSGYLFKAVRRIEVRSVNQKNGSASLNYYAYRGIGMRVIAVGGNSLSRGLTLEGLCVSYFYRNTMMYDTLLQMGRWFGYRNNYENLFKIWMGEDAVDWYGYITDASNELKDELKIMARQKQTPEEFGLKVRQDPGFLIVTARNKMRSGTPVSVPITISGRMIETSRLKSNVDSIVNNNNLCLDFIRAIDRLDGVSSELDGNVNAYIWRNVPKKILQEFVRNFECHPWNLNFQSTALAQFIEKEETLNFWDIAIPYGAAEKYFLVVGGRIIDVYPEERSFSLDNNMRMIRVSGTHVRVGAGGCSKIGLSKTKITKFRNRAKAQKEKITDKTYLSCERKPIALLHLLKNSQDLLAEYPKHIFAIGLGFPGNGKEKIANYIVNSTELKNWIDISDIEDEDDDYDV, via the coding sequence ATGAGAACTAATATGGAGTACATTTATGTAAGTGCAAAATCTATGATCGAAGTAATATATAAAGAAAATTTGCCTACATTAGAACAAATATATGAGCAGGCGGAGAGTGTGCGAAATGCATTTGCTAAACAGTATCCAATTACTGATGATGAATTCACAAGGGTGAAGAAAGAACTTTCTAATGGAATTTTACATAGTATTGGGTATGCAGCTACTCTTAAAGGAAGAGATAGCAATCATCAAAGCTGGTATTTTGTTCATGAAAATGATTCTTTTTATTGGAATCGTTATAAAGAATTTTTGCTCAAAAAATGGAGTCGAACTGTTGTCAATCGCCTTCATGCAACGACTAATGACGTTATGGATGATTTAGGTGATCCTACAAGTGAAAACCCATTTCAACGTAGAGGTTTATTGTTGGGTGATGTCCAATCTGGAAAGACAGCAACCTACACTGCGATTTGCAATAAAGCTGCTGATGCTGGATATAAAGTAATCATTATTTTAGCAGGGATGATGGAGAATTTGCGTATGCAAACCCAAGAACGGTTGGATGCAGAATTTGTTGGATTAGATAGTAAATATTCTTTAGATAAAAAGGCGGATAGTTCTATTCGAAATAAACCTGTGGGGGTTGGAAAAATTCCCCCATTTCGTCCTGAAAAAAGAATTAGCAGGTTTACTTCTGTTACTACTGATTTTAATAAAGTAATTCTTAATTCAATGGGTTTAAATCTCAATGATTTAAATGGGAGTGCATTGTTTGTTGTAAAAAAAAATAAGAGTATTTTAGATAATTTACAGCAGTGGTTGACCAAGGATGAAGAAGTTCTTGATCTTCCTATGTTGCTAATTGATGATGAAGCAGATAATGCTTCTGTTAATACAAATTCAGAAGAAAAAAATCCGACGGCTATTAATAATGCAATAAATAAGATACTGCGTAGTTTTAAGCAAGCAACATATCTTGGAATTACAGCTACGCCATATGCTAATATTTTTATTGATCCCAGCTTATCTGAAGATGGGGCTACGAAAGATTTATTTCCAAAAGATTTTTTAACGGTGCTTCCTATTCCGGATAATTACATAGGCGCGGATGCTATATTTGGTTGCGGAAATGAGGAAAACTGGCATTTGCGAGAAAATGCACGTTATGGAAAAGCAATATTTCAAATATTGAACGAAGAACAAAAAGATTTTTTTGTATTTAAACATAAAAAAGAATTAGCAGAGACATTAGAAGACCTGCCACAATCACTTTATGAAGCAGTAATATACTTTGTTTTAGCTACTGCAATAAGTGACTTTCGGTATGATAATAACGAACATCGTTCAATGATGGTAAATGTAAGTAGATTTACTGATGTTCAAAATGTTACTGCCGATTTAATTGATAATTTCATGGAACAATTAAAATCTGACATTGAAAACTATTCGCAACTAAAAAAAAGCAAAGCAATGCAGATACCTAGTATTCAAAAATTGAAATATGTTTGGGATAAGTACGGTGTGGAATCTATAGCGGGTATTGGTTGGTCAGATATATTGAGCGGATATTTGTTTAAGGCAGTTAGAAGAATTGAAGTGCGCTCAGTTAACCAAAAAAATGGTAGCGCTAGCTTGAATTACTACGCTTATAGAGGAATAGGAATGAGGGTAATTGCAGTAGGTGGGAATAGTTTGTCAAGGGGGTTGACTTTAGAAGGTCTGTGCGTGAGTTACTTTTACAGAAATACTATGATGTATGATACTTTATTGCAAATGGGGAGATGGTTTGGTTATCGCAATAATTACGAAAATTTATTTAAAATTTGGATGGGTGAAGATGCTGTTGATTGGTATGGATATATAACGGATGCTAGCAATGAGTTGAAAGATGAGTTAAAAATAATGGCACGGCAAAAACAGACACCAGAAGAATTTGGTTTGAAAGTTCGGCAAGATCCAGGATTTTTAATTGTCACCGCGCGAAATAAGATGCGTTCAGGGACGCCGGTTTCTGTTCCAATCACCATATCGGGAAGAATGATTGAAACGTCTCGATTAAAAAGTAATGTTGATAGTATTGTTAATAATAATAATTTGTGTTTGGATTTTATTCGGGCTATTGATAGATTAGATGGAGTTAGCAGTGAGTTAGATGGAAATGTTAACGCATATATTTGGAGAAATGTGCCGAAAAAAATATTACAAGAGTTTGTTCGAAACTTTGAATGCCATCCATGGAATCTTAATTTTCAATCGACTGCTTTAGCTCAATTTATTGAGAAAGAGGAAACTTTGAATTTTTGGGATATCGCTATTCCTTATGGGGCAGCTGAAAAATATTTTTTAGTTGTTGGAGGCCGTATAATTGATGTATATCCAGAGGAGCGAAGCTTTTCTTTAGATAATAATATGCGTATGATACGTGTCAGTGGGACTCATGTTCGAGTTGGCGCAGGTGGATGTTCGAAAATTGGGCTTTCCAAAACAAAAATTACAAAATTTAGGAACAGAGCGAAGGCGCAAAAAGAGAAAATTACAGATAAGACTTACTTATCTTGCGAAAGAAAGCCTATTGCACTACTGCATTTGTTAAAAAATTCGCAAGATTTATTAGCTGAATACCCTAAGCATATATTTGCGATCGGGCTTGGCTTTCCAGGGAATGGAAAAGAGAAAATAGCTAACTATATTGTAAATTCAACTGAATTGAAAAACTGGATTGATATTAGTGATATTGAGGATGAAGACGATGATTATGACGTTTAG
- a CDS encoding ATP-binding protein has translation MKSINLPPYAPVLMESIRAIGYSLETAIADIIDNSITASAKNVWINFFPIGEVYVAILDDGKAMNDEELTTAMQYGSSHPTALRTDYDLGRFGLGLKTASLSQCKTLTVISKRENAIEGRRWDLDYIATTGEWSLVILEQQEIEKLPQVEQLMSLDTGTLVLWQNLDRMMLGENNFEQSMGRKMDEVRKHLTLVYHRYLSGEVGIKKINLHFNDEKLTPQDPFLINKSVQAIADEILIVRGNKVIVRPYILPHISKLSREEIECLGGNEGLRKQQGFYIYRNKRLLVRGTWFKMMRQGELSKLVRIQVDIPNSLDDLWTLDIKKSIALPPAEVRKNLGVVINKMAEKSKRTWTYRGKKENDEKLLHVWTRMKTRTGTAYEINQNYPSINKLIGKYPDIKKDLQQIFKQIEIGLPLNSLYIDLVNDEKIDNDISADFNSILEMLKSLLKDIDDKKGKLELIRMLENSEPFCNYKEQISQAMEKGELL, from the coding sequence ATGAAAAGTATAAATTTGCCACCATATGCGCCAGTGTTGATGGAATCTATCAGAGCTATTGGATACTCATTGGAAACAGCAATTGCTGATATTATTGATAATAGTATTACAGCATCAGCAAAAAATGTTTGGATAAATTTTTTCCCAATAGGTGAAGTCTATGTTGCGATTTTAGATGATGGAAAAGCAATGAATGATGAAGAGTTGACTACTGCGATGCAGTATGGTAGTAGTCATCCAACCGCCCTCCGAACAGATTATGATCTTGGTAGATTTGGCTTAGGATTAAAAACGGCTTCTTTATCTCAATGTAAAACTCTTACTGTTATCAGCAAAAGAGAAAATGCAATTGAAGGAAGAAGATGGGATTTAGATTATATAGCAACAACGGGCGAATGGTCATTAGTAATTCTTGAACAACAGGAAATAGAAAAATTACCTCAAGTTGAACAACTCATGTCATTAGATACGGGAACGCTAGTCTTGTGGCAGAATTTAGACAGGATGATGCTTGGCGAAAATAATTTTGAACAATCAATGGGACGCAAAATGGATGAAGTAAGAAAACATTTAACGCTGGTATACCACCGATATTTGTCTGGAGAAGTGGGGATAAAAAAAATAAACTTACATTTTAATGATGAAAAACTAACTCCACAAGACCCTTTTTTGATCAATAAGAGTGTACAAGCGATTGCTGATGAGATTCTAATTGTCAGGGGTAATAAAGTTATTGTTAGACCATATATTTTACCTCATATTTCTAAACTTTCTCGGGAAGAAATAGAGTGTCTCGGTGGAAATGAAGGCTTGAGAAAACAACAAGGATTTTATATTTATAGAAACAAAAGACTTCTGGTTCGAGGTACCTGGTTTAAGATGATGCGCCAAGGTGAGTTATCAAAACTTGTGCGAATACAAGTTGATATTCCTAATTCATTGGATGATTTATGGACTTTAGATATAAAAAAATCAATTGCTTTACCTCCAGCGGAAGTCAGAAAAAATCTCGGTGTTGTTATAAATAAAATGGCTGAAAAAAGCAAACGGACTTGGACATACAGAGGGAAAAAAGAGAATGATGAAAAGTTATTACATGTATGGACTCGCATGAAAACTAGAACAGGGACAGCCTATGAAATTAATCAGAACTATCCTAGTATAAATAAACTTATCGGAAAGTATCCAGACATTAAAAAGGATTTACAACAGATATTTAAACAGATTGAAATTGGATTGCCACTTAATTCTCTTTATATAGATTTGGTTAATGATGAAAAAATTGACAATGATATTAGTGCAGATTTCAATAGTATTCTTGAAATGCTTAAATCTTTATTGAAAGATATCGACGATAAAAAGGGGAAATTAGAATTAATTAGGATGTTAGAAAATAGTGAACCTTTTTGCAATTATAAAGAACAAATTTCTCAGGCCATGGAAAAAGGGGAGTTATTATGA
- a CDS encoding DNA topoisomerase: MKKLIITEKPSVARNIADAINAKNRKDGFIEGDDYVITWAFGHLLQLYDVKDYNQELKGWRLEYFPYIPNEFKYKIKSSDRNREQIDAGAKKQVDIINALLLREDIDGIIAATDDDREGQIIFDEIALYLDIKKPIERLLLNEWTNDEVKKGLQSLRSNTEMGSLQDAGFGRQLADWLIGINLTSVATVKYRADESIKVLNVGRVLLPTLKIIYDRDKEIEAFKETSYYKLVSEFKTKEDSLFEGVYQENESEKFETKDRLELLQKELAEKEARITSKKVEHKKEYAPYLFNLSNLQGYITSKYKGWTSDKVLKTAQTLYENKLITYPRTASSVLDESLIEKAEKVLNAHKKGRPFESDIVFHTSKRVFDSKKVESHSAIMPTYVLPRNMNSDEKIVYEAVVNRFLAQFMPVAEYEETELVIKIDSELLEGVFLSKGKVELNDGWKKVEKITSKEITLPHVEDGDTVFVHKSSVNEVKRKAPKYHSEKTLLREMENCGRKYKEDDAEEMMLAVLSGFSIGTPATRAETIKKLKDVGYIEIRGKSLACTELGKMMVEKFPVKELFDLEYTGKLEKTLADIEKKKFSKTDFINMMIEFVIKSVNDVKGAAGFGAHTAIPDDVEVLGLCPECNSPVVESPKAFGCSNWKNGCKFTIWKDDKYIASFEKQVSPEMVKLLLQNGRVGFRGLKSKKGNKFAAYFYYGKDENTGRYNWKMEFID; the protein is encoded by the coding sequence ATGAAAAAATTGATTATTACTGAAAAACCATCAGTAGCTAGAAATATCGCCGATGCCATTAATGCAAAAAACAGGAAAGATGGCTTTATTGAAGGCGATGACTATGTAATAACTTGGGCCTTTGGGCATTTGCTGCAGCTATATGATGTAAAAGATTATAATCAAGAGCTTAAAGGCTGGAGATTAGAGTATTTCCCCTACATACCTAACGAATTTAAATATAAAATCAAATCGTCTGATCGAAATAGAGAGCAAATTGACGCCGGCGCGAAGAAACAAGTTGATATTATTAATGCATTGCTTCTGCGTGAAGATATAGACGGGATTATTGCCGCAACAGATGATGATCGCGAAGGTCAAATTATTTTTGATGAAATTGCACTCTATCTGGATATTAAAAAGCCTATCGAACGCCTGCTGCTCAATGAATGGACTAATGATGAAGTAAAAAAAGGCTTGCAAAGCTTGCGTTCTAATACAGAGATGGGCTCCTTGCAAGATGCCGGGTTTGGGCGGCAGCTGGCAGACTGGCTAATTGGGATTAACCTTACCTCGGTTGCTACCGTAAAATATCGAGCCGATGAATCGATCAAGGTTTTAAATGTTGGTCGCGTCTTATTGCCGACCTTAAAGATCATTTATGATCGCGATAAAGAAATTGAAGCCTTTAAAGAAACCAGTTACTATAAATTGGTTTCCGAGTTTAAAACCAAGGAAGACAGCCTCTTTGAAGGCGTGTATCAGGAAAATGAAAGTGAAAAATTTGAAACCAAAGACAGGCTGGAGCTGCTGCAAAAAGAGTTAGCTGAAAAAGAGGCGCGCATTACAAGCAAAAAAGTGGAGCATAAAAAAGAGTATGCCCCCTACTTGTTTAATTTATCAAATTTGCAAGGCTATATTACCAGTAAATATAAAGGCTGGACCTCTGATAAGGTCTTAAAGACAGCCCAAACATTATACGAAAATAAATTGATTACCTATCCTAGAACAGCCAGTTCGGTATTGGATGAAAGCTTAATCGAAAAAGCGGAAAAGGTATTAAACGCACATAAAAAAGGGCGCCCCTTTGAAAGCGACATCGTGTTTCATACGTCTAAGCGAGTCTTTGACAGTAAAAAGGTCGAGAGCCATTCCGCTATTATGCCGACCTATGTGTTGCCACGGAATATGAATAGTGATGAAAAGATCGTTTATGAGGCGGTAGTAAACCGCTTTTTAGCACAGTTTATGCCTGTGGCTGAGTATGAAGAGACCGAATTGGTTATCAAGATCGACAGCGAGCTGCTGGAAGGCGTTTTTCTCAGTAAAGGCAAAGTAGAATTGAACGATGGCTGGAAGAAAGTCGAAAAGATAACTTCTAAAGAAATTACCCTGCCCCATGTGGAAGACGGCGATACGGTCTTTGTGCACAAGAGCAGCGTAAACGAAGTGAAACGCAAGGCGCCTAAGTATCATTCGGAAAAAACGTTACTGAGAGAGATGGAGAATTGCGGCCGTAAATATAAAGAAGATGATGCTGAAGAAATGATGCTTGCTGTCTTGAGCGGCTTTAGCATCGGGACGCCTGCAACCAGGGCGGAGACCATCAAAAAGCTGAAAGACGTCGGCTATATCGAAATTCGCGGGAAGAGCCTGGCTTGCACCGAATTAGGTAAAATGATGGTTGAAAAATTCCCTGTAAAAGAATTATTTGACCTGGAGTATACAGGAAAACTGGAAAAAACCCTGGCTGATATTGAGAAGAAAAAGTTCAGCAAAACCGATTTTATCAATATGATGATTGAGTTCGTAATAAAATCGGTTAATGATGTCAAAGGCGCCGCCGGGTTTGGGGCCCATACGGCTATCCCGGACGATGTGGAAGTTTTAGGCCTTTGCCCGGAGTGCAATAGCCCAGTGGTAGAATCACCGAAAGCCTTTGGCTGCAGCAACTGGAAAAACGGTTGTAAGTTTACCATCTGGAAAGATGATAAATATATTGCGTCTTTTGAAAAGCAAGTATCACCCGAGATGGTGAAGCTGCTATTGCAAAACGGCAGAGTTGGTTTTCGCGGTTTAAAAAGCAAAAAGGGAAACAAGTTTGCCGCCTATTTCTATTATGGCAAGGATGAAAATACAGGCAGATACAATTGGAAAATGGAATTTATTGATTAA
- a CDS encoding HD domain-containing protein, with amino-acid sequence MEKRALNNADGSKVFKAALENPSGLSGGDAWTPDLHLALYRTAQLGADGQLYEAVTHNGTRSAIHRLDSFYSFWTFWPQVVNTALLEEYRLLAGDESILRRQFHRPESIHGISHMKRVLLHSFFLSFLEQLSAKDRKVLLYAAAFHDIGRSHDALCERHGADSIEKMKKLVAVQEQLEPEDLRALQFIMRWHCIADQRGVKALGEMPAAEQARIKYLFFLFKDCDALDRVRILDLDFKYLRCRRSWQLALVAYQLLHHLGEVEQEFLL; translated from the coding sequence TTGGAAAAGCGGGCATTGAATAATGCGGACGGCAGCAAAGTATTTAAGGCCGCCCTGGAAAATCCTTCTGGTTTGAGCGGCGGTGACGCCTGGACGCCAGATTTGCATCTGGCTTTATATAGGACGGCGCAGCTTGGGGCTGACGGGCAGCTTTACGAGGCGGTCACTCATAACGGCACGCGCAGCGCCATTCATCGTCTGGACAGTTTTTATTCTTTTTGGACTTTTTGGCCGCAGGTGGTTAATACCGCCTTGCTGGAGGAGTATCGCCTGCTGGCTGGGGATGAGTCAATTTTGCGTCGGCAGTTTCATCGGCCCGAAAGCATTCACGGTATCAGTCATATGAAACGGGTGCTGCTGCATTCATTTTTCCTTTCCTTTTTGGAGCAGTTATCGGCGAAGGACCGGAAAGTACTGCTCTATGCGGCGGCGTTCCATGACATTGGGCGCAGCCATGACGCCTTGTGCGAGCGTCACGGGGCGGATAGCATTGAGAAAATGAAGAAGCTTGTTGCTGTGCAAGAGCAACTAGAACCGGAAGATTTGCGAGCTTTGCAGTTTATTATGCGCTGGCACTGCATTGCGGATCAGCGCGGCGTAAAAGCTTTAGGAGAAATGCCGGCTGCCGAGCAGGCGCGCATCAAATATCTTTTCTTCTTATTTAAGGATTGTGACGCCTTGGACCGTGTGCGCATTTTGGATTTGGACTTTAAGTATCTGCGCTGTCGCCGCTCTTGGCAATTGGCGCTTGTGGCCTATCAGCTTTTGCATCATTTAGGGGAAGTGGAACAAGAATTTCTTCTTTAA
- a CDS encoding 7-carboxy-7-deazaguanine synthase QueE: protein MKYPVLELFSSIQGEGYYQGTLASFVRLGGCNLRCSWCDTAHSQTAAGAKEMEISDILLELPRDVRRVIITGGEPTLHDLGPLAAALHARGHEVALETNGTQEVPAEWGIDWIAVSPKPDAAYVVLCHADELKYVVDEKLQVEHIQDALVPEGRVYLQVEGGRPASALRALELVRANPQKLWRVGVQLHRVLQVP, encoded by the coding sequence ATGAAATATCCAGTGTTAGAACTGTTCAGCAGCATTCAAGGAGAAGGATACTATCAAGGGACGCTGGCGTCTTTTGTGCGCCTGGGCGGCTGCAACCTTCGCTGCTCCTGGTGTGATACGGCCCATTCGCAAACGGCAGCAGGGGCGAAGGAAATGGAAATTTCGGACATTCTTTTAGAGCTGCCGCGCGACGTACGGCGAGTCATTATCACCGGTGGCGAGCCGACATTGCATGATTTAGGGCCTTTGGCAGCGGCGTTGCATGCGCGTGGGCATGAAGTGGCTCTGGAGACGAATGGCACTCAAGAGGTGCCGGCTGAGTGGGGCATTGACTGGATTGCCGTTTCACCTAAGCCGGATGCTGCGTATGTCGTACTTTGTCATGCGGATGAACTGAAATACGTGGTGGATGAAAAGCTGCAGGTTGAGCACATTCAAGACGCCTTAGTCCCGGAAGGACGGGTATATCTGCAGGTGGAGGGCGGACGGCCAGCTTCGGCTTTGCGGGCTTTAGAATTGGTACGAGCCAACCCTCAGAAACTGTGGCGCGTAGGCGTACAGCTGCATCGGGTGCTGCAGGTTCCTTGA
- the queC gene encoding 7-cyano-7-deazaguanine synthase QueC encodes MKQGQGALVVFSGGQDSTTCLFWALERFERVEAVTFDYGQRHSSEIEHARQIAAELGVKHTVLDMALLNQLAPNALTREEIPVVGGQEGELPSTFVPGRNLLFLSFAGVLAKGHGLRHIVTGVCETDYSGYPDCRDIFIKSLNVTLNLAMADDFVLHTPLMWLDKAQTWEMADQMGKLEYIAEKTVTCYHGIPGAGCGACPSCLLRSKGLAAYLQQRRPGGKV; translated from the coding sequence ATGAAACAGGGCCAAGGCGCTTTAGTGGTTTTCAGCGGCGGACAAGACAGCACTACTTGCTTGTTTTGGGCGCTGGAACGATTTGAGCGGGTGGAAGCTGTTACTTTTGATTACGGGCAACGCCATAGCAGTGAAATTGAGCATGCGCGGCAGATTGCCGCAGAACTTGGGGTAAAGCATACGGTGCTGGATATGGCGCTGCTGAATCAGCTGGCCCCGAATGCATTGACCCGTGAGGAAATCCCTGTTGTGGGAGGGCAAGAAGGTGAGCTTCCTTCTACCTTTGTACCGGGGCGTAATTTGCTGTTCTTGTCTTTTGCCGGTGTTTTGGCCAAAGGGCACGGACTGCGCCACATCGTGACCGGCGTATGTGAGACGGATTACAGTGGCTATCCAGACTGTCGGGATATTTTTATTAAGTCACTAAATGTCACTTTGAATTTAGCCATGGCAGATGACTTTGTTTTGCATACGCCGCTGATGTGGCTGGATAAAGCGCAAACTTGGGAAATGGCGGATCAAATGGGCAAACTGGAGTATATTGCCGAAAAAACGGTGACTTGTTACCATGGTATTCCTGGCGCGGGCTGCGGCGCTTGTCCGTCGTGCCTTTTGCGGTCCAAGGGGCTTGCAGCTTATCTGCAGCAACGCCGTCCGGGAGGCAAGGTATGA
- the folE2 gene encoding GTP cyclohydrolase FolE2: MDDVQSSIDHRGVSLQKVGVKGVRLPFSIRTKAGGFQHVVATIDAAVDLPHDYKGTHMSRFLEVLDAWRNKPVSMVELEDMAKDICVRLQAGRAHVCFSFIYFIEKAAPVSGIRSLVDYNCSFEAAYDEDGTFDFILSVEVPFTSLCPCSKEISRYGAHNQRGMMRARLRCRPGVLHWLEDLVAAMEAQGSAPVYSLLKRQDEKFVTEQAYENPKFVEDVIRDLILLFRGLKGVRWFDIECENFESIHNHSAYAAHSEWVEGETGK; encoded by the coding sequence TTGGATGACGTGCAAAGTTCAATCGATCATAGAGGGGTTTCACTGCAAAAAGTAGGGGTAAAAGGAGTTCGTTTGCCTTTTTCTATTCGAACGAAGGCCGGAGGATTTCAACATGTTGTCGCTACCATTGATGCGGCAGTGGATTTGCCTCATGACTATAAAGGTACTCATATGAGCCGGTTCTTGGAAGTCCTGGATGCATGGCGAAACAAGCCGGTTTCCATGGTGGAACTAGAGGACATGGCAAAAGATATTTGTGTTAGGCTGCAAGCTGGCCGGGCGCATGTATGTTTTTCGTTTATCTATTTTATTGAAAAAGCGGCGCCAGTGAGCGGCATTCGCAGTTTAGTCGATTATAATTGTTCTTTTGAAGCGGCCTATGACGAAGATGGAACTTTTGATTTTATTCTTTCCGTGGAAGTTCCCTTTACCTCTTTATGCCCGTGCAGCAAGGAAATATCTCGCTATGGCGCGCATAATCAGCGCGGCATGATGCGGGCGCGTTTGCGTTGCCGGCCCGGGGTACTGCATTGGTTGGAAGACCTGGTGGCGGCTATGGAAGCCCAAGGGAGTGCGCCAGTGTATTCACTGCTCAAACGACAGGATGAAAAATTTGTTACCGAGCAGGCCTATGAAAACCCTAAATTTGTTGAAGATGTGATTCGTGATTTGATTTTGCTGTTTCGCGGCCTTAAGGGCGTACGCTGGTTTGACATTGAATGTGAAAACTTTGAGTCCATTCACAATCACAGCGCTTATGCCGCACATAGCGAATGGGTAGAAGGAGAGACTGGAAAATGA